A DNA window from Brassica napus cultivar Da-Ae chromosome C1, Da-Ae, whole genome shotgun sequence contains the following coding sequences:
- the LOC106375795 gene encoding argininosuccinate synthase, chloroplastic → MAEMSATSFPSSSSSSSALALCSSPNASLRCQNVACPKTTSSFQELSVRRSQLVGNALAIGHLPVTRACKNQAIRAVLSSDGQAADSKGVGLRGKLKKVVLAYSGGLDTSVIVPWLKENYGCEVVCFTADVGQGIKELDGLEQKAKASGASQLVVKDLTEEFVKDYIFPCLRAGAIYERKYLLGTSMARPVIAKAMVDVAAEVGADAVAHGCTGKGNDQVRFELTFFSLNPELKVVAPWREWEIQGREDAIEYAKKHNVPVPVTKKSIYSRDRNLWHLSHEGDILEDPANEPKKDMYMMSVDPEDAPDQPEYIEIGIESGLPVSLNGKPLSPATLLSELNTIGGKHGIGRIDMVENRLVGMKSRGVYETPGGTILFAAVQELESLTLDRESIQVKDSLALKYAEMVYAGRWFDPLKESMDAFMEKLTEKTTGSVTLKLYKGSVSVTGRKSPNSLYRQDISSFEGSEIYNQADAAGFIRLYGLPMRVRAMLEKGI, encoded by the exons ATGGCTGAAATGTCGGCGACTTCgtttccttcttcttcatcatcatcatctgctCTCGCGCTTTGCAGCTCACCCAATg CTAGCTTAAGATGTCAGAACGTAGCTTGTCCGAAAACCACTTCCTCGTTTCAAGAG CTATCTGTGAGACGAAGCCAGCTTGTTGGCAATGCTCTTGCTATTGGTCATCTTCCCGTAACCCGCGCCTGCAAGAATCAAG CTATTCGAGCTGTTCTCTCCAGTGATGGACAAGCTGCTGATTCAAAGGGTGTCGGGCTTCGTGGCAAACTGAAAAAGGTCGTTCTAGCTTACAGTGGAGGCTTAGACACCTCCGTTATCGTGCCATGGCTTAA GGAAAACTATGGCTGTGAAGTTGTGTGTTTCACTGCGGATGTTGGTCAG GGCATCAAAGAATTGGATGGTTTGGAACAAAAGGCTAAGGCTAGTGGTGCTTCTCAGTTGGTTGTTAAGGATCTCACCGAggagtttgtgaaagattacaTATTCCCTTGTCTAAGAGCTGGTGCCATCTACGAACGCAAATACTTGCTTGGTACCTCCATGGCTCGACCTGTCATTGCTAAG GCCATGGTAGATGTAGCAGCAGAGGTTGGAGCTGATGCTGTTGCGCATGGGTGTACTGGCAAAGGAAATGACCAG GTTCGGTTTGAGCTCACCTTCTTTTCGTTAAACCCTGAACTTAAAGTTGTGGCACCATGGAGAGAATGGGAGATCCAAGGCAGAGAAGACGCTATTGAGTATGCCAAGAAGCATAACGTTCCTGTCCCCGTAACAAAGAAATCTATTTACAGCCGTGACAGGAACCTCTGGCACCTTAGTCACGAG GGTGATATATTGGAAGATCCAGCTAACGAGCCGAAGAAAGATATGTACATGATGAGTGTAGATCCCGAAGATGCTCCTGATCAGCCTGA ATACATCGAGATCGGGATAGAATCTGGACTTCCAGTGTCCCTCAACGGGAAGCCTCTCTCGCCAGCTACCCTTCTCTCTGAGCTAAACACAATAGGAGGAAAACACGGCATTGGCCGGATCGACATGGTGGAGAACCGTCTGGTTGGGATGAAGTCACGCGGTGTCTACGAAACCCCAGGAGGCACCATCCTCTTTGCAGCCGTGCAGGAGCTAGAGTCCCTCACTCTAGACAGAGAGAGCATTCAGGTGAAAGACTCTTTAGCTCTGAAATACGCAGAGATGGTCTACGCGGGAAGATGGTTTGATCCGCTGAAGGAGTCCATGGACGCATTCATGGAGAAGTTGACCGAGAAAACCACGGGATCAGTTACGCTGAAGCTGTACAAAGGGTCAGTGTCGGTAACAGGGCGTAAGAGCCCGAACAGTCTGTACAGACAGGACATATCTTCGTTTGAAGGGAGTGAGATCTACAACCAAGCGGATGCTGCTGGGTTTATTCGTCTTTATGGGCTTCCTATGAGAGTTAGAGCGATGCTTGAGAAAGGCATCTAG
- the LOC106375796 gene encoding conserved oligomeric Golgi complex subunit 2: protein MSDLVTTLPSPSSAPRSASDFFSDPYDSHPLWFKPSLFLSPVFDSESYISELRTFVPFDTLRSELRSHLASLNRELVDLINRDYADFVSLSTKLVDIDEAVVRMRAPLLGLREKIAAFRGSVEAALFALRSGLQQRSDAASAREVLELLLDTFHVVSKVEKLIKVLPSAPSDWQKEDGGVSLRSSVNVENSTQQDGTTMRETQSMLLERIASEMNRLKFYMAHAQNLPFVENMEKRIQSANVLLDASLGHSFIDGLNNSDTSVLYNCLRAYAAIDNTKSAEEIFRSTIVAPFIHKIVALETSTDAAGSSGDELENDYKQIKHFIAKDCKMLLEISSTDKSGLHVFDFLANSILKEVLSAIQKVKPGAFSPGRPTEFLKNYKASLDFLAYLEGYCPSRTAVTKFRTESVYIEFMKQWNVGVYFSLRFQEIAGALDSALTSPSLVFIQDSDLDKRSSPNLMLRQSATLLESLRSCWKEDVLVFSAADKFLRLTLQLLSRYCVWVSSSLHTRRGNASPSPGCDWAVSATTEDFVYVIHDVNDIVSEVCGDYLGHISRHLSSCSTEVLDVVRTSMLQGGDKLKEVLPLLTNTIIEIIVDKSVEDLRQVRGITTTYRMTNKPPPVRHSPYVVGILRHVKTFLEGDKATHYLTQETREEILLHTVTDITRRYYESADEVVSLARRTESSLQQFRRKAQKRAGAASGASDDNVSETDKMCMQLFLDAQEYGRNIAALGLKPADIPVYCSLWQCVAPADRQNTVSV from the exons ATGTCAGATCTGGTAACGACGTTGCCTTCGCCGTCATCAGCGCCGAGATCCGCCTCAGACTTCTTCTCCGATCCTTACGACTCGCATCCTCTATGGTTCAAGCCTTCCCTCTTCCTTTCCCCCGTCTTCGACTCCGAGTCCTACATCTCGGAGCTCCGGACATTCGTTCCCTTCGACACTCTCCGATCCGAGCTCCGATCACACCTCGCTTCCCTCAACCGCGAGCTCGTCGATCTCATCAATCGAGACTATGCTGATTTCGTGAGCTTAAGCACTAAGCTCGTCGATATCGACGAGGCTGTAGTCCGCATGCGCGCCCCGCTCCTCGGTCTCCGCGAGAAGATCGCTGCGTTTCGTGGATCCGTGGAGGCCGCGCTTTTCGCGCTAAGGAGTGGATTGCAGCAACGCTCCGATGCTGCTTCGGCCAGGGAGGTTCTGGAATTGTTGCTCGATACGTTTCATGTGGTATCCAAG GTTGAAAAGCTTATAAAAGTGTTACCAAGTGCGCCTTCTGATTGGCAAAAAGAGGATGGTGGTGTTTCCCTAAGGAGCTCTGTGAATGTTGAAAATTCCACGCAGCAAGATGGCACAACCATGAGAGAAACCCAGAGCATGCTTCTGGAAAGAATAGCTAGTGAAATGAATCGACTCAAGTTCTATATGGCTCATGCACAG AACCTGCCTTTCGTTGAGAACATGGAGAAGAGGATTCAGAGCGCTAATGTGTTATTAGATGCTAGCCTGGGTCATTCCTTCATTGACGGGCTAAACAACAGCGACACAAGCGTTCTTTACAACTGCCTGCGTGCATATGCTGCCATTGATAACACCAAGAGCGCAGAAGAAATTTTTCGCTCAACGATTGTTGCTCcatttatacataaaattgtTGCACTTGAAACATCAACGGATGCTGCTGGATCATCGGGAGATGAACTTGAAAATGATTACAAGCAGATCAAGCATTTTATTGCCAAGGACTGTAAAATGCTGCTAGAAATATCTTCAACCG ACAAATCGGGTTTGCACGTCTTCGACTTCTTGGCAAATTCAATTCTGAAAGAAGTTCTTTCGGCAATTCAGAAGGTCAAACCAGGAGCATTTTCTCCTGGAAGGCCTACTGAGTTCTTGAAGAATTACAAAGCAAGCTTGGATTTCTTGGCATATCTTGAAG GTTATTGTCCGTCAAGGACTGCTGTCACTAAGTTTCGAACGGAATCGGTATATATCGAATTCATGAAGCAATGGAATGTGGGAGTATACTTTTCACTGAG GTTTCAGGAGATTGCGGGAGCCTTGGATTCTGCTCTTACTTCTCCTTCTCTGGTCTTCATTCAGGATTCTGATTTAGATAAACGGAGTTCTCCCAACTTAATGCTCAGACAGAGCGCTACTCTTTTGGAGAGCTTGCGTTCATGCTGGAAAGAAGATGTTCTCGTTTTCTCGGCGGCTGATAAATTTCTTCGATTGACCTTGCAGCTTCTTTCGAG ATATTGCGTTTGGGTGTCATCTTCCCTGCATACTAGAAGGGGTAATGCTAGCCCTAGTCCTGGATGTGATTGGGCAGTTTCAGCCACTACAGAAGATTTTGTATAT GTTATACATGATGTAAATGATATAGTCTCTGAAGTTTGTGGCGATTACCTTGGACATATATCACGCCATTTATCGTCATGCTCCACTGAAGTTCTTGATGTGGTGAGGACGAGCATGTTACAGGGTGGAGATAAATTAAAGGAGGTCCTACCTTTACTTACCAACACAATTATTGAAATAATTGTTGATAAATCTGTCGAG GACTTAAGGCAGGTCAGAGGAATAACAACAACATATAGGATGACTAATAAACCACCGCCGGTTAGACACTCACCATATGTTGTTGGAATATTGCGTCATGTGAAG ACCTTTTTGGAGGGAGATAAGGCTACACATTACTTGACGCAGGAAACAAGGGAGGAGATACTGCTTCACACTGTCACTGATATTACAAGGCGGTATTACGAATCAGCTGATGAAGTTGTTAGCTTG GCAAGAAGAACAGAGTCATCGCTTCAGCAATTCCGTAGAAAGGCACAGAAAAGAGCAGGTGCAGCATCAGGGGCCTCTGACGACAATGTATCTGAAACAGACAAGATGTGTATGCAGTTATTCCTTGATGCTCAG GAGTATGGCCGAAACATCGCTGCTTTGGGGTTAAAACCGGCAGATATACCGGTTTATTGTTCGCTCTGGCAATGCGTTGCACCTGCGGATAGACAAAACACAGTCAGTGTTTGA